The region GTGCGGCGCCCATCGGTTGCCCCGCACCGTGACCGGCAAGCCTCTCCGGCCGAGTTCCCCGATCAGGCCGGGCCGGTCGCCATAGGGCGAGCCAATGAAGCACACCCGATGTTCGGCCGCCGGTGACTCCCCGATGGCCTGCGGGTCCACGTTGGCCTGCGGGTAATGGACCATCGGATCGAAGGCGAGCGGCATCAGCACGACGTGCGATGCCCCCGCCGCCCGGTAGTCGTCGACGCTCGACGGTCTCGGGACGACGTTCACGTCGTAGTGCGGGATGCACTTGCGGATGAGCCGCCAGCCCGGTTCTCCCGGCAGCGTACTGTACGGATTGTCGATCACGTAGTTCACGAGGAGGATGCCAAGCCGCCGCAGCCGGTCGAGGGTCGAGCGCCACACGAAGGTCGGCTTGTCGAACCAGACCAGATCGGGGCGGACGTCGCGGCAGAACGCGACGAGATCGGCGTTGAGGCGCCGCACGACCAGATCCGCGAGCAACCGTATCCGCAGAGCCGAGGCGAGCCGGCCGCCGGCCGCGGCATAGGGCGCCGTGTCGAACTCAAGGACCTCGATCCCCAGTCGACGGAACGCATCGGAGCGGTGCCGGCTGGTGGTGCCCCGGCTCAGGTCGCCGACGCTGGCCATGCGCAGAGTGACGGTCATCGACCCGCCATGACGGCAACCGCCTGTCTCCAGATGAGATCGCTGGTCACCCGGACATCCAAGTATCGCTCAACGTAGCGGCGTCCGGCCTTGCCCATCTCCGACAGGGCTTGCGGCGACATCGCCTGCAACCGCCCGATGCCCTCCGCGATCGCATTGTCCATCTCGTGCCCGAAAACCACGCCAAACCCCTCGGCCTCGGCATGATCCCAGGCCAGGCCAGCGGCTACCAGCACCGGCCGGTCGCTCGCAAGCGCCTCGGCGACGACGTTGCCGAAG is a window of Thalassobaculum sp. OXR-137 DNA encoding:
- a CDS encoding CgeB family protein, which produces MTVTLRMASVGDLSRGTTSRHRSDAFRRLGIEVLEFDTAPYAAAGGRLASALRIRLLADLVVRRLNADLVAFCRDVRPDLVWFDKPTFVWRSTLDRLRRLGILLVNYVIDNPYSTLPGEPGWRLIRKCIPHYDVNVVPRPSSVDDYRAAGASHVVLMPLAFDPMVHYPQANVDPQAIGESPAAEHRVCFIGSPYGDRPGLIGELGRRGLPVTVRGNRWAPHIATSGENVRFMPEAVGDEYRRAIWNADICLGLITHAHRDPVAHRSFEIAASGGFLLGERTEGQTATFAEDLEACFFGDVDEAAEKAAYYLRHERARHAIARAGAVRAWTSGYSNDERQAAALAEIDGRLGAGLVDRARVIVASRRTQVGLS